In Streptomyces sp. NBC_00414, a single window of DNA contains:
- a CDS encoding urease subunit beta: MIPGEILFADGPVAFNEGLAVTRLTVLNAADRPVQVGSHYHFAEANPGLDFDRAAAHGKRLNVAAGTAVRFEPGIPVEVELVPIAGARVVPGLRGETGGALDA; encoded by the coding sequence ATGATTCCCGGAGAGATCCTGTTCGCCGACGGGCCGGTCGCCTTCAACGAAGGCCTCGCCGTCACCCGGCTCACCGTCCTCAACGCAGCCGACCGGCCCGTCCAGGTCGGCTCCCACTACCACTTCGCCGAGGCCAACCCCGGTCTCGACTTCGACCGCGCCGCCGCACACGGCAAGCGGCTCAACGTCGCCGCGGGCACCGCCGTGCGCTTCGAGCCCGGCATCCCGGTCGAGGTCGAACTCGTACCGATCGCCGGTGCCCGTGTCGTGCCGGGCCTGCGCGGCGAGACCGGAGGAGCCCTCGATGCCTGA
- a CDS encoding urease subunit alpha — MPEISRAAYADLFGPTTGDRIRLADTDLLIEIEEDRSGGPGLAGDEAVFGGGKVIRESMGQARATRAEGTPDTVITGAVIVDHWGIIKADVGIRDGRITGIGKAGNPDTMDGVHPDLVIGPETEIIAGNGRILTAGAIDAHVHLICPQIADEALASGITTLVGGGTGPAEGSKATTVTPGPWHLARMLEAMEQYPLNFGLLGKGNTVSEEAMLSQLRGGALGLKLHEDWGSTPAVIDAALTVADRTGAQIAIHTDTLNEAGFVADTLAAIAGRTIHAYHTEGAGGGHAPDIMTVVSEAHVLPSSTNPTRPYTVNTAEEHLDMLMVCHHLNAAVPEDLAFAESRIRPTTIGAEDILHDLGAISIISSDAQAMGRVGEVIMRTWQTAHVMKRRRGALPGDGRADNHRVRRYVAKYTINPAVAQGLAREIGSVETGKLADLVLWEPAFFGVKPHLVVKGGQIAYAQMGDANASIPTPQPILPRPMFGAIGRAPASNSFNFVAPIAIEDGLPERLGLGKRFVPIESTRGVTKADMRENDARPQVRVDPDSFAVTIDGELVEATPAAELPMAQRYFLF, encoded by the coding sequence ATGCCTGAGATCTCGCGTGCCGCGTACGCCGACCTGTTCGGCCCCACCACCGGCGACCGGATCCGGCTCGCCGACACCGATCTCCTGATCGAGATCGAGGAGGATCGTTCCGGCGGGCCCGGACTCGCCGGTGACGAGGCCGTGTTCGGCGGCGGCAAGGTCATCCGTGAGTCCATGGGGCAGGCGCGAGCGACGCGTGCCGAGGGCACCCCTGACACGGTCATCACGGGCGCGGTGATCGTCGACCACTGGGGGATCATCAAGGCCGACGTGGGGATCCGCGACGGGCGGATCACCGGCATCGGCAAGGCGGGCAACCCCGACACCATGGACGGGGTGCACCCGGACCTGGTGATCGGGCCGGAGACCGAGATCATCGCGGGCAACGGGCGCATTCTCACGGCCGGCGCCATCGACGCCCATGTGCACCTGATCTGCCCGCAGATCGCCGACGAGGCGCTCGCTTCCGGGATCACCACCCTCGTCGGCGGCGGTACCGGGCCCGCCGAGGGGTCCAAGGCCACCACCGTCACGCCCGGCCCCTGGCACCTGGCCCGGATGCTGGAGGCGATGGAGCAGTACCCGCTCAACTTCGGGCTCCTCGGCAAGGGCAACACCGTCTCCGAGGAGGCGATGCTCTCCCAGCTGCGCGGCGGCGCCCTCGGTCTCAAGCTCCACGAGGACTGGGGCTCCACGCCCGCCGTCATCGACGCCGCGCTCACCGTCGCGGACCGGACCGGCGCCCAGATCGCCATCCACACGGACACCCTCAACGAGGCCGGGTTCGTCGCCGACACGCTCGCCGCCATCGCGGGGCGCACGATCCACGCGTACCACACGGAGGGTGCGGGAGGCGGGCACGCGCCGGACATCATGACCGTGGTCTCCGAGGCGCACGTGCTGCCCAGTTCGACCAACCCGACCCGGCCCTACACCGTCAACACCGCCGAGGAACACCTCGACATGCTGATGGTCTGCCACCACCTCAACGCCGCGGTGCCGGAAGACCTGGCCTTCGCGGAGTCCCGGATCCGGCCCACCACCATCGGGGCCGAGGACATCCTGCACGACCTCGGCGCGATCTCGATCATCTCCTCCGACGCCCAGGCGATGGGGCGCGTCGGCGAGGTCATCATGCGCACCTGGCAGACCGCGCACGTCATGAAGCGGCGCCGGGGGGCGCTGCCGGGGGACGGGCGGGCGGACAACCATCGTGTACGTCGCTATGTCGCCAAGTACACGATCAACCCTGCCGTCGCTCAGGGTCTTGCCCGCGAGATCGGCTCCGTCGAGACGGGCAAGCTCGCCGACCTCGTGCTGTGGGAGCCCGCGTTCTTCGGGGTCAAGCCGCATCTCGTCGTCAAGGGCGGGCAGATCGCGTACGCGCAGATGGGCGACGCCAACGCGTCCATCCCGACTCCTCAACCGATCCTGCCCCGGCCCATGTTCGGGGCGATCGGGCGGGCGCCCGCGTCCAACTCCTTCAACTTCGTGGCGCCGATCGCGATCGAGGACGGGCTGCCGGAGCGGCTCGGGCTCGGGAAGCGGTTCGTGCCGATCGAGTCGACGCGCGGGGTGACCAAGGCGGACATGCGGGAGAACGACGCCCGGCCGCAGGTGCGGGTCGATCCCGACAGCTTCGCCGTCACGATCGACGGGGAGCTGGTGGAGGCCACGCCTGCGGCCGAACTGCCCATGGCCCAGCGGTATTTCCTGTTCTGA
- a CDS encoding urease accessory protein UreF: MSRAALLVLADGRFPAGGHAHSGGAEAAVKAGRITGAADLEEFCRGRLHTAGLVSASLAAAAALGLDSVELDGAADARTPSPALRVAARKLGRQLMRAGRATWPSAELDALAGRFPKGAHQPVVLGVVARAAGLGPEDAAYCSLYECVSGPASAAVRLLSLDPFDATGVLARLAPEVDLVAHRAVEGARCAGEGGVGVLPAGGAPLLEIGAEVHAAWAVRLFAS, from the coding sequence ATGTCGCGTGCTGCGTTGCTCGTACTGGCCGACGGCCGGTTTCCCGCCGGAGGGCATGCCCACTCCGGCGGGGCCGAGGCGGCGGTCAAGGCGGGCCGGATCACCGGGGCGGCGGACCTGGAGGAGTTCTGCCGCGGGCGGCTGCACACCGCCGGGCTGGTGTCGGCCTCGCTCGCTGCGGCGGCAGCACTCGGTCTCGACTCGGTGGAACTCGACGGCGCCGCGGACGCCCGTACGCCCTCGCCCGCTCTGCGGGTTGCCGCACGCAAGCTCGGCCGACAGCTGATGCGGGCCGGTCGGGCGACCTGGCCGTCCGCCGAACTCGACGCGCTGGCAGGGCGGTTCCCCAAGGGCGCGCATCAGCCCGTGGTGCTCGGGGTGGTCGCACGGGCTGCCGGGCTCGGGCCTGAGGACGCCGCGTACTGCTCCCTGTACGAGTGTGTCAGTGGGCCGGCGAGCGCGGCGGTGCGGTTGTTGAGTCTTGATCCGTTCGATGCGACGGGGGTGTTGGCGCGGTTGGCTCCTGAGGTTGATCTCGTTGCGCATCGGGCGGTTGAGGGGGCTCGGTGTGCGGGTGAGGGTGGGGTGGGGGTGTTGCCTGCGGGGGGTGCTCCGCTGTTGGAGATCGGGGCGGAGGTGCATGCTGCCTGGGCTGTGCGGTTGTTTGCGTCCTAG
- the ureG gene encoding urease accessory protein UreG, which produces MHLDHQHTHDGPLAVSADAHRADGRRRALRIGLGGPVGSGKTATVAALCRALRDEWSLAVVTNDIYTREDAEFLLREAVLPPERITAVETGACPHTAIRDDISANLEAVEDLEDEVGPIDLILVESGGDNLTATFSKGLVDAQIFVIDVAGGDDIPRKGGPGVTTADLLVVNKTDLAPYVGSDLGRMAADAKAQRGELPVVFQSLRSEDGVKGVVDWVREQLAAWAA; this is translated from the coding sequence ATGCATCTCGATCATCAACACACCCACGACGGGCCCCTGGCCGTCAGTGCCGATGCTCATCGGGCCGATGGGCGGCGGCGGGCTCTGCGGATCGGGCTCGGGGGGCCCGTCGGGTCCGGGAAGACCGCCACCGTGGCCGCGCTGTGCCGGGCGTTGCGCGACGAGTGGTCGCTGGCCGTCGTCACCAATGACATCTACACGCGTGAGGACGCCGAGTTCCTGCTGCGGGAGGCCGTGCTGCCGCCCGAGAGGATCACCGCCGTCGAGACCGGGGCCTGCCCGCACACGGCGATCCGTGACGACATCTCCGCGAACCTCGAAGCGGTCGAGGACCTGGAGGACGAGGTCGGGCCGATCGATCTGATCCTCGTCGAGTCAGGGGGTGACAACCTCACGGCGACCTTCTCGAAGGGGCTCGTCGACGCGCAGATCTTCGTGATCGACGTGGCGGGCGGGGACGACATTCCGCGCAAGGGCGGGCCCGGGGTCACCACCGCCGACCTGCTCGTGGTGAACAAGACGGACCTCGCCCCGTACGTCGGCTCGGATCTCGGACGGATGGCCGCCGACGCGAAGGCGCAGCGGGGCGAACTGCCGGTCGTGTTCCAGTCGCTGCGGTCCGAGGACGGGGTCAAGGGCGTCGTCGACTGGGTGCGGGAGCAGCTCGCCGCGTGGGCGGCGTGA
- a CDS encoding urease accessory protein UreD, with the protein MGGVTAGSAGVRATARIGARPDGRGGTALPTLEGEGPLALRRTRASGSEARVMLVGAMSGPLGGDHFTVMAEVAEGARLHVGSAAATIALPGQAKGEARYDVRLTVGEGGELCWLPEQLISAGSSELSVTTRVDLAAGARLTFREEQVLGRVGEEPGRLTSRLTVMLDGQPLLDQELSCGPGAPGGWDGPAVLAGHRALGQLLVVRPEYVSRPVEPRLLGDSAVLTPLAGPGALVTAVATDALRLRRTLDEALRLLG; encoded by the coding sequence GTGGGCGGCGTGACGGCCGGATCGGCCGGGGTGCGGGCCACCGCGCGGATCGGTGCCCGTCCGGACGGGCGGGGCGGCACCGCGCTCCCCACCCTGGAGGGCGAGGGCCCGCTCGCCCTGCGGCGGACCCGGGCGAGCGGTTCCGAGGCGCGGGTCATGCTGGTCGGCGCGATGAGCGGGCCGCTGGGCGGCGACCACTTCACCGTCATGGCCGAGGTCGCCGAAGGGGCACGCCTGCACGTCGGGTCGGCCGCGGCCACCATCGCGCTGCCGGGACAGGCCAAGGGGGAGGCGCGCTACGACGTACGCCTCACCGTCGGGGAGGGTGGTGAACTGTGCTGGCTTCCCGAGCAGTTGATCTCCGCGGGCAGCAGTGAGCTGTCTGTCACGACTCGGGTCGACCTTGCGGCCGGCGCCCGGCTGACGTTCCGCGAGGAGCAGGTTCTCGGGCGGGTCGGGGAGGAGCCCGGGCGGCTGACGAGCCGGCTCACCGTCATGCTCGACGGGCAGCCCCTGCTCGATCAGGAGCTGTCCTGCGGTCCCGGGGCGCCCGGCGGATGGGACGGGCCCGCCGTGCTGGCCGGGCACCGCGCGCTCGGGCAGCTCCTCGTCGTACGGCCGGAGTACGTGTCGCGGCCCGTCGAGCCGCGGTTGCTGGGGGACAGCGCCGTGCTCACCCCGCTCGCCGGGCCGGGAGCCCTGGTGACCGCCGTCGCCACCGACGCGCTGCGGCTGCGCCGCACCCTCGACGAGGCCTTGCGGCTACTGGGGTGA